Part of the Strigops habroptila isolate Jane chromosome 17, bStrHab1.2.pri, whole genome shotgun sequence genome is shown below.
GCACCCTGTGCATAACACAGTCACCCTAGGGCCTCATTATTTGCAGTTGACACAACCTTGTCCACAAAATGCTTTCAGCCTTACCCTACTCTACCAGCCTCTGGAGATCTGTAAATTAAATCTGTAAATCTAAACCGTATTTATTCAAACTTGGTAAAATAAACAATGTTACCCTACCTGATGCTGAAACTGGTCGTGCAGATCTCGCTTCTGCTCCTGGGCTCGGATCATGTCCATCACTTTGCGATTTTCTGGCATGCATGTAGGACATTCCGAATCGCTCTCGGAGTAGCTTTCAAAGCAATGCTGGTGGAAGGAATGACCGCACAGGAAGTGGACTGAAGGCAGCTCCAGGGCACTGGTGCAAATGCTGCACTTGGTCTTCTGAAAGATCTTGGGCCTGCGAGAATGAGAGGAGGCAGAAGGGTGAGGAAGACAAAGCgtatttttccttaatgaaagGACAGTTCTGTTTTATGTAAGTTGAGACAGCACACAATCCTGCACCTTGCTTTTAGCTCTTCGATCTCCTGGCGGATCCTTGTAGTTTCTTCTCGGTATTTGTGAATTCTCTGCTCATCCTGCTCTATCTGGCggctctgcttctgcagcttgtTGACAAGATAATCCTTAACCACAGACAGTGTGGCTGTGGAGTTATGAGCCAGCGTCTGCACAACTGAGAGCAACCGAGAAGTTAGTTTAAACACcagcaaaaaaacctgcaaCCACATTAGTCATACCTGGACAGATGGCTTTTCTGTAGAAGGCCACTTCTACAGGCAAGGGCAGTCAGCATTCTCACCGACTCAGAGTCACTCATTTAAAGAGTCGATTGCAGTTCGACCTCTTTCAGAAATGGGTAACTGGGAGCATGTTTGGATAGCTCAGACCAAAAGGGGCAAAGCAAGGATCCAGTGGACTGGATTCCATTCCAGTTCCTCCATCAAGGCACAGCAGGAGTTTCAGCAAGCCCTCCACCTCCCCACGCTGCCAGAACAGAAATCAGGTACAAACATCTCTACGACTGACACCACAGATCGTTTCTCCTAACTAGGGAGCTGTGACCGGCATAGCTTTTCCCTGTAGGGCACGTTATTACTTCAAATGGTGGGCTCAAACTTTGTTGATACTTCTCTCAAATTTCTAATTTCCAGGGAATGCTATAAGCtagtttagggtttttttggtggagGAACGTTGGGTGCCACATGTCATTATTACCAAGCAACGGAGGCATAAGATTCTTGTTCTCGATGTgtttcagcactgcagcaatATACTCTTTGCAGTCCTCCTCCTTCCGCGCAAAGTAGCCGAGAGCCTGTTCCCACAGACAAGCCTCTTGGTCTCCATACAACTCGCACACCTCGATCACCTTCTTGTACTGCTCATTCTGCATGTGGTAGTGCATGATCTGTTGGAAACTACAGAGTAGGGAGAAAGAGTATCTTGAGATACTAAAGAGGTCGTTACCATTGTATTGTAAGGCAGGGAGGTTTATGGCTCAGAAATTCCCGTGATGGGAAATGGGTAGAGGGACAGGACTCTACAGACAAGAGCAACACTCACAGTTTGCCCTGCTCATAGAGGTAGAGGACACCATCCTTGAAATTGTGCATCTGACATAAGACCAAGGCCTTATCAAAGACTGTTTTGAACCTTCCGCTCTTCAGGAGGGTGAGGGCTTCATTGTGCAGCTTCTCCTTGATCTACAGAGAAGGGGGAGAGGTTGCGGAGAGCAACACGTGCACAGAGAACATTTTGCACTAAGACTCAACAAGAATTTGCAGCTCTTTCAAAGAAGAGGATAGTTTTGATATTTGCCCTCTACCCTTTTAAGCAAGCAGGACGTGATTTCTTTCACCCAGCAGCCAGCATCCTCAGAGATCTAGGCAAGCAAACAGACGCTACTTTTGTGGGAGAGGCATCTGACTACAGAGGTTTTATTGTCTGGAATCTGTTCTAAAATGAGATTCATACAAAACAAGCTCAGCCTCACTGAAAGGAGTATTCTCCCAGCAAGCAGGCTGCTTTCCCATTCACGTCCCATTTGTCCAGCACAACGTTACGTATTGCCTCATGTTATCAATGCCCACCTGGGAAGGTTAAGGGTTGGCAGGAACACAAGTAGGATTCAAAGACACCAAATTTCCCTCTCAAAACACAAAGCTGGAGGAGCTCAAACCTGCTCATCTTGTTCATGTGCCCAGTTCTGGAGTTGAAGTTCCAGTAAAGTGTCGTAGACACCCTGCGGAGAGTCAGCCTGCACCTCAGTCATGTGCTCCAGAAAAGCCTTCAGTTCTCGGGAGTTGTTTGCAAAGACTGGAATGAACTCCTCCGAATTAGCCTGTAACACAGCCAGAACAAGTCAAGCAGCAAGTTCAGTCTCAGCCAGACAGGTGCTTCTTCCCTGTCGTGCGGAGCGCTCATTCCCAGAGCCTGTGGCGCAACAGATACAGCACGGGATGGGAATCATTTCCGAGCAATAGTTTTTAAGTGGTCTCTGGAACTACCGGTACATCAGGATGGAGCTTctcatagaacagtttgggttggaaaggaccttcaaaggtcatctagtccaatccccttGCAGTGAGCAGAGCCATCTtcaattagatcaggttgctcagagcgccccatccaacctgaccttgcatgtttccagggatggggcatctaccacctctccGTGCCACGCGTTCCAGTGTTTCAGCACCCTCAGTGTAAAAAATCTCCTCATACACAgctagtctaaatctaccctcttttagttcCAAACCATTATCTCTCGTCCTGTTCCAAAAGGCtctgctaaaaagtttgtccccatctttcttaaaagccccctttaggcaccagaagctgctctaaggtctcctgggaggcttctcttctccaggctgaacaagccccaGCACTCTCGGCCTGTCCTCCTGGAAGAGAGGCTCCAGCACTCTGATCActtttgtggcctcctctggacctgctcaaAAGGCCCACGTCTTCCCTGTGCTGAGGGCTCTGGAGCcggacacagtgctccaggtgggggTCTCACCACAGTGGAGAATATTGAGGTGCATTTCTCATTATACCTAAAGCATCAGGCCTGCAGCACAACGCATGCAGGAGCACTCGCTTGCTGTGAAGCTACTACTCAAGAGCAACGGCTCCCAGCCAGCACAAACTGtacctttcttccttccagcatCCCGGGGCCTTCGCTGTCTCCCAGTGGCCGGTAATCAGTGCAAAGGACCTTCAGCAATTCTGTGGTCTCGTTAGGGACATGGTGCATAAGGATTTTTCCATACCGCTTCATATTGCTCTCTGCCTGATCAAAAGGCAGTTTTCCAATGTAGCGCAGAGCCTCTTGGTAGTTCTGTGGAGGGAGGCAGCCAGCAAAATCACTGTGTGACGTTGACTTCTGCTCTCCACTTCAAGGCCAGGACAGAAAGCATTTAAGACATGCTGCAAGTACACCACAGACATGGTTTGCTCTGAATTACCACTTAGTTCACTGttcctgcttgttttcctcctcagggAGGAAGACTGGCTGTAGACCAGGGGAAGGGCTGCACGATTTACATCAATCTCTAACAACCCTCTCTTCTCTTAAAGGCCACTGTAAAAAGCCACATCcgaaacagaataaaaaagacCCTCTGATTTCCACCCCTGGTCTACAACATGTGCCGAAGCGGAAAGCCAATGCGCAGGCGGTGGCAGCAAGCATTGCTCCACAGGGAAGAGGTCAGCGCAATGGGATTCTCAATAAAGAGAAGGCTATAGAAGTTGCAGTCTCCCCAGGAGAGAACATGAGAGCAATACCTTCCCCTCACCTTGATATCCTCTAGCTGGATTTTGAGGTACCATTCATGGTGCATGTGCTTCTCTGCCAGGTACACAGCGTGGGAGTAGTAACCCGCCTGACGAAGCACCTTGATCGCTGTTTCCACATCGAAGCGGACCTCACTCTCGCTCGTCTatgagaacaaaagcagaaagatgctCCCTCAGCAACGTCGCCATGGTCCACAAGCAGCGATCGTTTATGTAACAGGAGGAAAGCCAGAGCAGGGACAGCTTAGTACCTCTCACGAAAGGGAAAGGTCACACATGCAGGAAGGAAGTAGCCTAGCCACCTCTCAGTAGCTTGCTAATCACACTGGCAATGGCCAGCACACTCCAGACTCAGGTGGCAAGCCAGCCACACCAAGTACCGAGGGACAAATCCATTCTTCGCTCTCTCAACAGACCCACAGAAGCCAATTCACATTGTCACTGCTACCCCTTTTTAATTATGATGACAACATCACAACTTTGCACGATTCCACCTTCCCCCAATACCTTGATGAACTCTTCCAGTTTGGAGCTGTCTTTGAGCTTGGTATAGCAATTCAGCAGCAGCGTAGTATGGTCTGCATTGGCCAAGGACTGCAGGTGGAGCGTCTGCAGGTAAGCGGTGAGATTGTGGATACGCTGAGCATCCAGGAATTTCCGAATAACGTAAGATGGTTCCAATTTCCCTATAGTTCTGGGAGGGGAAGAGTCACCTTACAAGAGACTGTATTCCCAGGAAgtcaaaataaacagagaaattaacAACTGATCATGCAGAAGCCTTAACTTCAGCAGGCACTAACCCTCTACATGGGACCACTCAGCTATGTATCAGAAGTAACAACTAGTTATGGTGTAAGACCACCCATCTGCATGCACAGTGAGATAACCAAGCCTCTACAAAGGCCACGACTGGGATGACGTGGTTTGGTTTGATTCCTGGGCCAAAACAGAAATCGAGGCCTCTTCAGCTCCTACCTGTACTACAGCGTCACAGCTCCACAGGACCCCCACTCACCGGATATACTGCTGGATGGCCCCGTCGTGGTTCCCCTTGTTATACAGATGATCACCATACTGCCGGAAAATCTCTGACAAGCCATCGCTGTCCAAGTGGTGGCTCTTGGCCAGGTTAATGGCCATTTCAAATAAGTTCTTTCTGAACAGCATCTGTTAAATACACAGGAAGAGCAGTATGAGGGAAATACCACCCTGCACAATCTTGCAGACATAAGGCAGAGACTAATAACAAAACAGATTTACATGCCTCAAGTTTGGTTTGCGTatccttctcctgcagcacatGAATCTTCCCGTCTCTGGTCAGTACATACAGAGAACCCCACTCTGCTAAGACATCCACTATATCATCAAATATTGAGCTGTATGCAATGAATTTGTTGCACAAGTCATAGATATTCAAGACTTGTTTGTCCGAATTCTGTGCCTCGTTCCCAGCAAACTCTGacctggaaagcagaagaaagtttCAGAAAACTTGAACTTCAAGTTACTTCAATAACTACAATTCTTGATTCCTTTGCAAACTCAGGATGTCCAGAGAGCAGGACAGCTGGGGTTCACTTGGGCGATTAAGCTAAGCAGACCCAGAGCAAAACACCACCTATTCATACACGAATTCTATCTGTGTGTTACACTGAGAAATTCACGGgactggaagaaaaaacccatgCCCCACTTGGTCAGCATGCTGAACTGTGCTACTCCCACACTGGAACTTAATCGATGTATGGGTCTGGACGAACCTTAACAACCTCTGACAAAGTTGCCATTGGCCACCAGGAAGGAAGtttcacagggaagaaggaaaaaagaaggaaagtgggAAGCTGCAAGAGCGAAAAGAACTCATCTGTTCTGAGGAGCCCTACTTTGGAGAAGTCTTTCGGTCCTTGGAGACAATGATGAGGTACCCCCGATACCAGTGAACAATCAGCTTTTGTCCCTCAAAGGCAAAGCAGGGACCACGTTCGTCTGGCTGATAAAGGTACACACATTCATTTCCTGCCACAATGAACTGGAGATCCTGGGATGGGTCACTGAGAGATGAGCAGCGCAGTCCACAACCGTGAGTGTCCAGCTCCAGGTGAGGATAGTCTTTTGCTGAAAGCATATAAGACTACGGAGGAAACGCAAGGTTTGGGGGATTGCTCTAAACTAGACTCTGAAGCCAGAGtctcattttttccagttaaattcTCACCTGGATGTTCTCTGTGGTAACCACAAATAGATGTGTTGTTTTGCCAGACTGTCGGAAAGCAAGGCCAGTAACCGGGTAACTGCCTTCATGTAGGATCTGGGTCTTACTATGCCGGTCTCGAGTGATGTCTCCTTTTGTAAGTACCACACTCCCATCTGCAAAACCTGGTGAAGGGGGCAGACTAAACTGTTACTTACATGGCACAACTGAAACACTATCCAGCCTGAGTTAGGGCAGCTCCAGTCAGCGACAACACGTTGCTCACCAGCAAGGTATTAAGTTTCACCTGCTTATTGGAAGCATACTGTACACTGTAACAAGACCAGAGGGAGATTTCCTCGGGGTGAGTAAACCAGCTTGCTGACAGCCCCAGTCCTATTACAAAGGAACAATTAAACCCAAAGAGGGACATgttccttttttcatttaaacaaaggTTTCTGTACAGGGCTTCAGGTATCACAAACCCTGCGGTTGTTTCTTCCTGTACTACAACAAAAGCTACATTTAGTATAAGTTCAATAAATGTGTCACCTTAATGACTGGCATGGAAAGATGACATCAACTGAAAATATGGGTTTCCCTTTTAACTACGAAAGTTATTACTGTCATATGTACAGACTCAGGCTAACATTAGGTATTTGTCCTCTCCAGCTCTCCGACAGCACAAGATAGGCCGTCTCTCCACAAGAGTAACATAAAAatggagggagaagaaaagccaGCAGGTTCTATGCTGGGTTTTGTGCCATCCATTCATTTTCTCTACACCTAAGAAAGGACCGTAGTACTTTTTTTAAGCTACTTCAGTTTTACTTACCGATTGCCATGAAATTAAGGTTCTCGTGGACGGTGAGGCAGGATACAACTGTGGGCTTATTACCTGGTATTGCTGGAAAAATTCGTGTGCAAAGAGGATTGCCACCATCTCGCTTCTCCAGGTTCCAAACCTTAACCTACAAACAACAACAATACACTGGCACAAGCAAAACATGAGGTATTAGGAGGCCAAAACTTGGCATCAGATATAACCGTGCTCACAGTGAGCAAGGTGCTTGAGGTGAGAAAGGTCAACCAAGGTAATTGCAGTAGCCTTAAGAAAGACCCACAATCCAAAAGCgttttctcctctttgccaTTTGACTTACCAAGGGGTTAATGCCCTCTTCATCCTCACCCACAGAAACCAAGATactgtgctgcttcagctggTACAGATGTGTCACCCTTAGCTTGTAAGCTTGGAAACTACTGAATTGAAGGGAGCGAGGCAAAAACCAGATCTGACCTTCCATATGTACACAGCAGTTAAGGcacacaaaggggaaaaaacccaaaccccacaactgTCGACACACCAGAATCAAACCATGAACGCTTGCTTCTCGCTGAcctctgccagggctgcagtGAACACACTCTGCAGAGCAGCGCCTCACCCAGCGCCCATGCTTTAAACGGGCAAAGGACCGAGCCAGAGACCGCCGGGGACCCGTCCGCGGCCCGGCCCCACCGGGCCCCACCCAGGCCCaagcgcccggccccgccgccgctcagGATATCCCCGAACACGAGGTTTCCCCGACCCGAGTCGCAGACCGCGATGCCCGGGGGCAGCGCGAAGGGTTTTCCTGCGGCCCCGTCCGGCCCCGGCGGCTCCTTCACCGTCTCTCTGTCGAAGAATACGAAGCGGCGCCACTGCAGGTAAGCAGCCATATTGGCGGTGGATCGAGCCTCCGCGAGCCTCACGTGACCGCCGTCCACACCCCCTTCAGGTCACGAGGCCGAGCACGTCGCATCGCGCATGCGCCGGGGGGCGCTCGGCGGGGCGGTGTCCGAGGGTGCCTGGGAcggccccggcgctgcccggTCCCAGCGCGGCGCCGCTGCGGCACCAGACAAAAGGCGGCCTCAGCACATCGGGACACGCTCCTAAACCGGGCTAAAAATGCTTAATTGGCTGCCGGGCTTTCAGTGGGGTGGGTTTCGGGGGCACACCTCTGCTCCGGTGGGTGGAATTTGTACACGAGTGGGTGAAACCAACACCCCACACCAGCTCTTAAACACCCACAAGTCACGGTCCTGCGCCATGAGCTTCTTTCcactctcccttttcttccattcccttttcttccctgacccgtggagaaaagaaaatggctCCAGCCAAGAAGTCACTCTGGCCAGAAAGCCCGTCACGTCTCACACCCTCGAGCTGTGGGAGAGAAACTTTACAACACTGACTCCTCTCCTTGAGGCTTCTCTCCAAAGCTCACTGTGAGCATCCGACACGTCTCAGGCTTCTGTACACAGAGGTCACACGCTTTTCACTCAGTGCAGTTAGAAGACAAGACAAGACCAAAACAGGAGTTCCAGGGAGCTTTTATTGAGATTAATCAACAAAATCAGGATTTTACCATTCATCATTTTTGCACTGGGAACTCGCGAAGCTCTTCACGAGGCAGCGCTGCAGCGCACATACAGCCAGAAAGAATACATCCTCAACAAAATCTGAGCTCCACTGGAGAGTTTGCCAATTACCAATTGAACAGAAAGCCAattttcccctcccacccctgAACGTTTTCAAGGACTAGTCCATGGTGTTTGCTGGTTAACAATAAGAATTACCAACCTCTTGACTAGGGACCGGTGGATTATGATATTCCACCTGaactgcaaataatttctttgcttgAAATAAAAGTTCCAGTTTCTTTCAATAAAGGGAACAGCGactattttcttctcctgacaCCCCCTCCCCATAATCATTGGTTAAAATACAGCAAGACTGTATCTTAATAAGCCcatccctcccccccacccctccttACCCTTCCCAAACTTGTCTACAGCAGAATTTAACAATGCTTCCATGCAGGGACACTTCAGCAACACAACAGTGACCCAAGCACAACCTGTCAGATAACCTGATAAAGGTTATCAGGTTGTCAGATAACCTGATAACCTGATAACCTCATACTGAAGGTCAGAGGCACACTCTTTGGTCCAGAGACCTAGTTTACAACAAAGATCAAGTGTGATTCACAAAAGATGGACCCAAAGTTCACAGCAATCGGAGAACTCCCCACACCAACTGCTGCTGCCCAACCTTGACCATGGTGGCCATACTGCTGGAGTTCCTGGGAACAAAATGCACTTTGTcctcagaaaacagcagctgcttGGCCCCAGCGGCATTGCAGAGCCCAGCATCGGGAGAACCACCGCAATGGCAGCGTGAGGGACATGGCACAGCCCCTCCGTGACCTTCTAcaacagctgctgctcaggtttGTGTCCCGTCAGTTGgatcaaaaccaacaaacccagcCAGACACgtgcatttttaaagaagcatttttaaatccTTGGAGCAGACACCCCCCCATcccaagtaaaaataaagaacaaaacatcaGAATGAGATGATTTGATACCAACACATATGCAACATGAACTCATGTTGAGCTTCCCTGTTCTTACCCACACTTAAAGTCACAGAGGGCAAAGGAAAGATGCTCCCATCTCATTCTGGAAACTGAAACATGTATTTGACACCAACCCACCCCCCCTCCCTTTGGGACAAGCCCTCTAGCAACTGCGGTGCACTCCTGACGGTGCAGACCCAGAGAGCAGCCTGCCGTTTCTCCCCAGGAAGCTGGCTGAAGATGAGTGTCACCCCCTGCATGGCTGCCTCACCCAGCGGCAAGCTCCATTTCATCCAAATTCAGAGCATTTGGACTTCCAAGGGGAAAAGTGCAGAATCCGTCAGATTCGCATTCACGTCAGCTTTGTGAGAGGAAATGTCTGACCTGGGGCTCATCGCTGTGGGCTCCAAGTAATGCAGAAACATAAAGGCTGGTATGTGACCAGCAAAAACAGGAGATCACTTGCAAGTAATCTCAGGAGGCCAAGATTTAGCTCCTCACTCGTGGGTAGGGGGACAAAACAgtaaccaaaaccaaaaaaaagcaacagccccccacccacccaaaaagaaggaaaaaaaaaaaaaaaaaagctaggaTTATCCTAGTCCTTTGGAGCATCTTTCCATCTGCAAGATAGCATCTGTTAGAGATGGCCTACTAGCACCACAGATAGGCTGCTTCTTTCATGACCAGAAGCCACCTAAAAATGGTGCCCCCGATAGTTTCGCTAAGTGCCAATCCTCACCGAGAGGCATTGAAGTTTAAAGTAATACTTTCAGGAGTTCTGTGCTTCCAGAGTGACCAGCAACGCATGGCACCAGGCTAACCTACCACAAATCCCAGCAGAGCACACACATCTCACTTGACATCGCTATCCTGTTCTTGTTACATGTGCGTGCCCTGGCAAGATACACAACTTGTATTTACAGTTTTCACGTCTTTTTTCGCACTAAAACAATCCCTCTTCTGTCTCTCTGGAAAATCATAAGCTGGCTGCAGTACAAGAGCAAGATTTTACTTTTGGTCAAAGTTACCACCCACAAActcccaccccctgcccccCAAAAGCACCCCAAAATTGTTTACATTTAGTACCTGCCAGTCAGATGTAAGCTGTGTGGCTCACAGAGTGTCTGTGACCAAGCTCTCGAGTTTGTACTCTAGTGCAGCATTTGCTACAATTATGGAGTCACTGCtgacaaaaagaagaaaaaaaaatcccaaacgCAAAGACCTTTCCGTCTCATAAAGCTGCTGTCAGGAGGCACCTGGCTTCTGCTTATGATCCTCCAGGACACAGGTGGCCACGTCCGCCTGGAAGTGCCAAACTACTTTgctcaaagttaaaaaaagaaacaaaggccAAACAGGAGAACGCAGGACGATTACCTCCTGCCTCAGAGGTCAGCGAGCGTGGTGCGAGCGCAGCATCTGACACGGACAACCGACCGAGCAAAAGGGACTGCATTCATCCAGGTGCCTCCTGACAGCATTGGTGAACAGGCTAAAAGGGAATTTAAAAAGAGTACGGTTTCTGATTTGTCTCACTCCTTTTGCCTGTAGATCAGGCCAAACATCAAGCATGTTGGGAGGGGCACAATTTAAATCAACACTACTCGACCAGAAAGCACTCATCAGCAATATACAATGCAAAATGACAGACAGCGATTCGTGCCCAAACAGAGGAGatggaaagcagctttctgcagcttctgacACTAACAGGGGTTACCTGCTTACCTGCTCCCAAGCACAGAAGCCGCTCTGGGCAGAAAATGCACAATGCTGCAGGAAGTCATCAATCCCACAAAGCTCCAGAACTGTCAGTTTATGCATGTAAATTGGTTTTCTACAGTTTCTCTTAAACCCAAATCCACGCCTTACACACACACTGCGCAGCAACGCTGACACCGCTGGATTTCCCTCACGCCACGGTGGAACACAGATCACGGCCCCCTTCCGAGCTTGTCAAGTTCCAGAAGTTTCCAAGGGGGAAATCGAAGAGCATCTCCCAGCAGGCTGAGCTACAGATCGAGAGGCTTGGGAGTCCCACAGGTGATCTCTTCCATATCAGCGGTACAGGACAGTGTTGCTAGCACCAGAGCAAACCCACCCTGATGGGGGACGCTTGTAGAGGCCTGCTCTTCACGGAGGTCAGAGCGCTTCTCCTTGTTTAGTGTTGCAGAAAACTGAGCCCCTCTCATCAATAAGCTGCTCCCATAATCAGTCTAATCCCTTTAACCCCAGCAACCTtcatcacaaaagaaaaagttatatatgaacccaaacagaaaaagaaaaaaaaaaatcatatttacaaAGTTTGTACAATATACACATCTGATTTTCTATGGGACACACTGCGCCAGAGGAAAGAGGGCCATGGCTCTGAAACAAGTCTATGTATCAAGTGCTGTAACTACTAATGAAGACTCTTATGGAAACCAGTCTGTAGTGTTCTGCTAGAGCATAGGGCTTTTCTTATGGCTCCTGCAAAGGATGACAGGCTACTCTTTCCTTCTGGAGCTATGATGCTGCACCTAATCAGCCCAGATTTTAAGTTGGTTTCGTTTTAAATACAGGTATTTACAGTGTGGGTGAACTGCAGATGCATATCAACTCCTCcgattaaagaaaaaaaaaaaataaaataaagttgaaggaaaaaaaaaaactagtaTTCCCAATACGATTCACCTCCCAGCCCTGGGCTTGAGTActtggggaggaagagagggggaagagaggggaacTTTGACCTGAAACCAAAAACGGCTGTCGATTCCTTGGGCTGTCGGAAAGGTGATATTCTGAATGGTCTCATAGCATAAGGCACTTTGCACGAATAAGTAACAAGCTCTTTAGCTTAAAAACAGATGAGTAACCAGGGAGAAGTTGAAATGCACTCAGTCGATGGTTGAAGAATTTGAAATAGCTGACAAGCTCATGTTCATCACGGTTCTTCTCTTTTCAGggtttctcttcttcccttgctGCCCCTCCCACCCAAAgacaaagaatttaaaaccaGCAGTTAGTGCAACTAATGTTCAATCAGCACACAGTGCAAAcaagtggaaaaacaaaaagacattcctccttttatcttctttcttccttgctgccaaatttaaaaagaaaaaaaggccgAACTCTTTAGTCTTCATAGTTCCGAAATGAAAAGACgaagaaaaacccacaaagagAAGGGTATCCCCAAAGAAACGATGTGTCACAGATCTGGATCAAAGGGCTTCACCTTCTGGCATGCGTAATCAAGGCCTGCAAAACCAGACCAAAAACACAACCACAACACCCACAGTTAAATCGAATCTATGCAAACCCAGACCCTAGGTAATGAATCACACCAACAATGTGGGAGCTCTGGAAACACATAGGACATTTGAACAGCTCAACCCCATCCACAGCTTCGCAGAAAAAGGTGCTGCTAATGCCCTACTGTACCTACAGAGCACAACTACCTTGCTGGCTTCCTGTCCCTCAGGAAACAGCAAACAGTTCCCCTGGCAAGGTCACAGCATTCCCCTTAAGGAAGGAAGCCAGCCAAGAGTCTTTTCCAAGTTCATCACCTAGGTTTGTGAGGTTATTTACTTATGAAACACAGAGAAGGCAAAACAGAGGCTGCAAGTCAGCTCGGTGGGATCAGCTAGGGCTGCCCTGGAATGAGCTCGCAGAAGGGATGAAGGGGCACTTGAACGCTAGCTACTGTTAAAACACTTCTGCGGccactttctggttttgtcacccaaaaagaatttcagcagctttgtcaGGTTTCTCTTTCTAATTCACAATCTCCAAAAAGAGCACACAAGAGAACAATTTCCAACCTGAACTGTACAGTGCTTGGTCTTGTACTGTACAGCATCTTAACTAAAACCAGATCAAACATCATCCTGAAGCTGTTTTACTTGACTGCGATCCAGGGTGAGTTTTCTTCTTGTCAAAGGACTCACCCCGGCAGTTTTTTCCTCGGACAATGGCCAGAAAGGGCACATTTAGGAGTCTCTGACGGTGaaacctcattttcttctaaagctATGCAGACGACCTCGAGCGGCAGCAAAGATGAACTACAGCTTTG
Proteins encoded:
- the VPS11 gene encoding vacuolar protein sorting-associated protein 11 homolog; the encoded protein is MAAYLQWRRFVFFDRETVKEPPGPDGAAGKPFALPPGIAVCDSGRGNLVFGDMEGQIWFLPRSLQFSSFQAYKLRVTHLYQLKQHSILVSVGEDEEGINPLVKVWNLEKRDGGNPLCTRIFPAIPGNKPTVVSCLTVHENLNFMAIGFADGSVVLTKGDITRDRHSKTQILHEGSYPVTGLAFRQSGKTTHLFVVTTENIQSYMLSAKDYPHLELDTHGCGLRCSSLSDPSQDLQFIVAGNECVYLYQPDERGPCFAFEGQKLIVHWYRGYLIIVSKDRKTSPKSEFAGNEAQNSDKQVLNIYDLCNKFIAYSSIFDDIVDVLAEWGSLYVLTRDGKIHVLQEKDTQTKLEMLFRKNLFEMAINLAKSHHLDSDGLSEIFRQYGDHLYNKGNHDGAIQQYIRTIGKLEPSYVIRKFLDAQRIHNLTAYLQTLHLQSLANADHTTLLLNCYTKLKDSSKLEEFIKTSESEVRFDVETAIKVLRQAGYYSHAVYLAEKHMHHEWYLKIQLEDIKNYQEALRYIGKLPFDQAESNMKRYGKILMHHVPNETTELLKVLCTDYRPLGDSEGPGMLEGRKANSEEFIPVFANNSRELKAFLEHMTEVQADSPQGVYDTLLELQLQNWAHEQDEQIKEKLHNEALTLLKSGRFKTVFDKALVLCQMHNFKDGVLYLYEQGKLFQQIMHYHMQNEQYKKVIEVCELYGDQEACLWEQALGYFARKEEDCKEYIAAVLKHIENKNLMPPLLVVQTLAHNSTATLSVVKDYLVNKLQKQSRQIEQDEQRIHKYREETTRIRQEIEELKARPKIFQKTKCSICTSALELPSVHFLCGHSFHQHCFESYSESDSECPTCMPENRKVMDMIRAQEQKRDLHDQFQHQLKCSNDGFSVVADYFGRGVFNKLTLITDLPSGKAATLEAGLQRDLLMHTKRST